The following coding sequences lie in one Cloeon dipterum chromosome 1, ieCloDipt1.1, whole genome shotgun sequence genomic window:
- the egr gene encoding uncharacterized protein egr: MSPKCEAEALFDAGPHGPPQSPTRPLLLVLLAAAVGACLGAVIVAALAAPQVVSLRAQQDRLQADVLRLQHLYLQFQMQETSTPAALIGTSSSTESFNPYDAMDENSDESYDYGEDESTDDDDDEDNTLDDGDDDESSRRRRRDVEMAPPVRVARSQGPPTIDRTSDGVPVVSLSYEQVKQMNRSGHHLRLYDQLATSPPLPPTADPIQLHHRISPLWESPKNYEQDKKKKKAPSSSGSSSGVTASTIMNRRSRTMDTPEEGGAVSLGASMAPGVVLRVLQDRGGQHNPPQAAGIAPPTIVRRPAGGLVRSAGAEQHDKRPRRKHQPRSDAGGNHHPFRVAAHFTADSSMYTLAHPNYKGNGRLRHAGVFTDWKSADFMDELALERYFSLKDGILTVKLGGLYYFYSQIYYIEDHDTNGYNVFVNSEVRLQCVTTTHSSTNVVKVNTCYTGGVLYLRPGDTIFLRDIAGLRYSLFEREKSFFGLYRFANAQPRLSSSS; this comes from the exons ATGAGCCCCAAGTGCGAGGCGGAAGCGCTGTTCGACGCGGGCCCCCACGGGCCGCCCCAATCGCCCACGCGGCCCCTGCTGCTCGTGCTGCTGGCCGCGGCCGTCGGCGCCTGCCTCGGCGCCGTCATCGTCGCCGCCCTCGCCGCGCCGCAGGTCGTCTCGCTCAGGGCGCAGCAGGACCGCCTCCAGGCCGACGTCCTCCGCCTCCAACACCTCTACCTCCAATTCCAG ATGCAAGAAACATCGACTCCAGCCGCGTTGATCGGTACGAGCAGCAGCACAGAATCATTTAATCCTTATGACGCGATGGACGAAAACTCTGATGAATCCTACGACTACGGCGAGGATGAAAGcaccgacgacgacgacgacgaggacAACACGCTGGACGACGGTGACGACGACGAGTCGAGCCGTCGGCGCCGCCGCGACGTGGAGATGGCGCCACCGGTGCGCGTAGCACGGTCGCAAGGGCCGCCGACTATTGATCGGACGTCCGACGGCGTGCCTGTGGTGTCCCTCTCGTACGAGCAGGTCAAGCAGATGAACCGCTCCGGACACCATCTGCGTCTCTACGACCAATTGGCAACGTCGCCACCCCTGCCGCCCACCGCCGACCCCATCCAGCTGCACCACCGCATCAGCCCCCTCTGGGAGTCGCCCAAGAACTACG AGCAAgacaagaagaaaaagaaggcgccgagcagcagcggcagcagcagcggcgtcACGGCGTCGACGATCATGAATCGCCGTTCGCGGACGATGGACACTCCAGAAGAGGGCGGCGCCGTGTCGTTGGGGGCGTCGATGGCGCCGGGCGTGGTGCTGCGGGTGCTGCAGGACCGCGGCGGCCAGCACAACCCGCCGCAGGCCGCCGGAATCGCGCCGCCGACCATCGTGCGGCGGCCAGCAGGCGGCCTCGTGCGCTCCGCCGGCGCCGAGCAGCACGACAAGCGGCCCCGACGCAAGCACCAACCCCGCAGCGACGCCGGCGGCAACCACCACCCCTTCCGCGTCGCCGCACATTTCACTGCTGACTCGTCCATGTACACCCTCGCCCACCCCAATTACAAAG GAAATGGTCGTTTGAGGCATGCCGGCGTGTTTACCGACTGGAAGTCGGCTGATTTCATGGACGAACTGGCTCTGGAAAGGTACTTCAGCCTGAAGGACGGCATTCTTACCGTCAAGCTCGGCGGTCTCTACTACTTCTACTCGCAG ATTTACTACATCGAGGACCACGACACGAACGGCTACAACGTGTTCGTGAACAGCGAGGTGCGTCTGCAGTGCGTGACGACGACGCACAGCTCGACCAACGTGGTCAAGGTGAACACGTGCTACACCGGCGGGGTGCTGTACCTGCGCCCTGGCGACACCATCTTCCTCAGGGACATCGCCGGGCTGCGCTACTCGCTGTTCGAGCGCGAGAAGAGCTTCTTCGGCTTGTACCGCTTCGCCAACGCGCAGCCCCGACTCTCCTCGTCTTCCTAA
- the LOC135939188 gene encoding sphingomyelin phosphodiesterase isoform X2: protein MQPLVRVLVLLALLGASCAAPAVPDGDEEQPVLSPRNWTHVLPPEASFGSVREPSVVLEGGRLNRTILNARFNGTEALRRLRKLARRLNMPPLVDKALRLLNLQQVVQEVETSVMSKVSCTACRAGVSFIQHYIRTGKTKEDIIQVTKHFCIKLKMSTPRVCDGITELFGGEVTYVLQRLSLGPEEICGFVIGDACGDVYNPFHEWKVSFPPVPKPPVAPTPAPPKVGSPTFKVLHLSDTHFDPYYHEGSNADCNEPLCCRLTNGPPATPAAAAGRWGDYRKCDTPKRTVDSMLEHIKTTHPDIDYILWTGDLPPHDVWNQTRDENLSIIKQTVEQLSTTFPNVPIFPALGNHESVPVNSYPPPFVKKDYSIEWLYEEMDAQWRRWLPPSTSPTVRRGAFYSVLVRPGFRIVSMNMNNCNNRNWWLLLNSTDPGHELQWLIYELQAAEINNEKVHIIGHIPPGHSDCLKVWSRNYYNIINRYESTVMAQFFGHTHYDEFELFYDNSDMSRATSIAYIGPSVTPYYDLNPGYRLYYVDADHALTTRAVLDHENWVMSLKDANLYDYPIWYKLYSAKSAYKMNSLAPQEWATLLDQFASDQEAFDLYYKHYWKNSPVRPNCDAECRKRLVCDLRCGRSHDRRSLCQEIESRIDSQTGENLVKT from the exons gGTTTTGGTGTTGTTGGCGCTGCTGGGCGCGAGCTGTgcggcgccggcggtgccGGACGGCGACGAGGAGCAGCCGGTGCTGAGTCCGCGGAACTGGACGCACGTGCTGCCCCCGGAGGCGTCTTTCGGGTCGGTGCGCGAGCCGAGCGTGGTGCTGGAGGGCGGCAGGCTGAACCGCACCATCCTCAACGCCAGATTCAACGGGACGGAGGCGCTGCGGAGGCTGCGAAAGCTGGCCCGCAGGCTCAACATGCCGCCGCTGGTGGACAAGGCGCTGCGGCTGCTCAACCTGCAGCAGGTCGTCCAGGAGGTGGAGACCTCCGTCATGTCCAAGGTCTCGTGCACCGCCTGCCGCGCCG GAGTGAGTTTTATTCAGCACTACATCCGCACTGGCAAGACGAAAGAAGACATTATCCAAGTGACGAAACACTTCTgcatcaaactaaagatgtCCACGCCGCGCGTCTGCGACGGAATTACTGAACTATTTGGC GGTGAGGTGACGTACGTGCTGCAGCGTCTGTCGCTGGGCCCGGAGGAGATCTGCGGCTTCGTGATCGGCGACGCGTGCGGCGACGTGTACAACCCGTTCCACGAGTGGAAAGTGAGTTTCCCGCCGGTGCCGAAGCCGCCGGTGGCGCCGACGCCGGCGCCACCCAAGGTGGGCAGCCCGACCTTCAAGGTGCTGCATTTGTCGGACACGCACTTCGACCCTTACTACCACGAGGGCTCCAACGCCGACTGCAACGAGCCCCTCTGCTGCCGCCTCACCAACGGGCCCCCGGCCAccccggccgccgccgccggccgctGGGGCGACTACCGGAAGTGCGACACCCCCAAACGCACCGTCGACTCCATGCTCGAGCACATTAAGACCACTCATCCG GACATTGACTACATTTTGTGGACGGGCGACCTGCCGCCGCACGACGTGTGGAACCAGACGCGCGATGAGAACCTGAGCATCATCAAGCAAACCGTTGAGCAGCTGAGCACCACTTTTCCAAATGTGCCCATTTTCCCAGCTCTCGGCAACCACGAAAGCGTCCCTGTCAACAG CTACCCGCCGCCGTTCGTGAAGAAGGACTACTCGATCGAGTGGCTGTACGAGGAGATGGACGCGCAGTGGCGCCGGTGGCTGCCGCCAAgcacgagtccaacggtgcgCCGGGGCGCCTTCTACTCGGTGCTGGTGCGGCCCGGCTTCCGCATCGTCTCCATGAACATGAACAACTGCAACAACAGGAACTGGTGGCTGCTGCTCAACAGCACCGACCCCGGCCACGAGCTGCAGTGGCTCATCTACGAGCTGCAGGCCGCCGAGATCAACAACGAGAAGGTCCACATCATCGGACACATTCCGCCCGGACACTCCGACTGCCTCAAGGTCTGGAGCAGGAACTACTACAATATTATCAACAg ATACGAGTCGACCGTCATGGCCCAGTTCTTCGGACACACGCATTACGACGAGTTTGAGCTGTTTTACGACAACTCGGACATGTCACGCGCCACTTCAATCGCCTACATCGGACCTTCGGTGACGCCCTACTACGACCTCAACCCCGGATACCGGCTCTACTACGTCGACGCCGACCACGCTCTCACTACCAGA GCGGTGCTGGACCACGAGAACTGGGTGATGAGTCTGAAGGACGCGAATCTGTACGACTACCCCATTTGGTACAAGCTGTACTCGGCCAAGTCGGCGTACAAAATGAACTCGCTGGCGCCGCAGGAGTGGGCCACGCTGCTCGACCAGTTCGCCTCCGACCAGGAGGCGTTCGACCTCTACTACAA GCACTACTGGAAGAATTCTCCGGTGCGTCCGAACTGCGACGCCGAGTGCCGGAAGCGGCTGGTGTGCGACTTGCGTTGCGGACGGTCGCACGACCGGCGCTCCCTTTGCCAGGAGATCGAGTCGCGCATCGACAGCCAGACGGGCG AAAATCTGGTCAAGACTTAA
- the LOC135939188 gene encoding sphingomyelin phosphodiesterase isoform X1 has protein sequence MQPLVRVLVLLALLGASCAAPAVPDGDEEQPVLSPRNWTHVLPPEASFGSVREPSVVLEGGRLNRTILNARFNGTEALRRLRKLARRLNMPPLVDKALRLLNLQQVVQEVETSVMSKVSCTACRAGVSFIQHYIRTGKTKEDIIQVTKHFCIKLKMSTPRVCDGITELFGGEVTYVLQRLSLGPEEICGFVIGDACGDVYNPFHEWKVSFPPVPKPPVAPTPAPPKVGSPTFKVLHLSDTHFDPYYHEGSNADCNEPLCCRLTNGPPATPAAAAGRWGDYRKCDTPKRTVDSMLEHIKTTHPDIDYILWTGDLPPHDVWNQTRDENLSIIKQTVEQLSTTFPNVPIFPALGNHESVPVNSYPPPFVKKDYSIEWLYEEMDAQWRRWLPPSTSPTVRRGAFYSVLVRPGFRIVSMNMNNCNNRNWWLLLNSTDPGHELQWLIYELQAAEINNEKVHIIGHIPPGHSDCLKVWSRNYYNIINRYESTVMAQFFGHTHYDEFELFYDNSDMSRATSIAYIGPSVTPYYDLNPGYRLYYVDADHALTTRAVLDHENWVMSLKDANLYDYPIWYKLYSAKSAYKMNSLAPQEWATLLDQFASDQEAFDLYYKHYWKNSPVRPNCDAECRKRLVCDLRCGRSHDRRSLCQEIESRIDSQTGGTWRSWLYNGLTVSYASVVASFSWIGSTISNGISTAWG, from the exons gGTTTTGGTGTTGTTGGCGCTGCTGGGCGCGAGCTGTgcggcgccggcggtgccGGACGGCGACGAGGAGCAGCCGGTGCTGAGTCCGCGGAACTGGACGCACGTGCTGCCCCCGGAGGCGTCTTTCGGGTCGGTGCGCGAGCCGAGCGTGGTGCTGGAGGGCGGCAGGCTGAACCGCACCATCCTCAACGCCAGATTCAACGGGACGGAGGCGCTGCGGAGGCTGCGAAAGCTGGCCCGCAGGCTCAACATGCCGCCGCTGGTGGACAAGGCGCTGCGGCTGCTCAACCTGCAGCAGGTCGTCCAGGAGGTGGAGACCTCCGTCATGTCCAAGGTCTCGTGCACCGCCTGCCGCGCCG GAGTGAGTTTTATTCAGCACTACATCCGCACTGGCAAGACGAAAGAAGACATTATCCAAGTGACGAAACACTTCTgcatcaaactaaagatgtCCACGCCGCGCGTCTGCGACGGAATTACTGAACTATTTGGC GGTGAGGTGACGTACGTGCTGCAGCGTCTGTCGCTGGGCCCGGAGGAGATCTGCGGCTTCGTGATCGGCGACGCGTGCGGCGACGTGTACAACCCGTTCCACGAGTGGAAAGTGAGTTTCCCGCCGGTGCCGAAGCCGCCGGTGGCGCCGACGCCGGCGCCACCCAAGGTGGGCAGCCCGACCTTCAAGGTGCTGCATTTGTCGGACACGCACTTCGACCCTTACTACCACGAGGGCTCCAACGCCGACTGCAACGAGCCCCTCTGCTGCCGCCTCACCAACGGGCCCCCGGCCAccccggccgccgccgccggccgctGGGGCGACTACCGGAAGTGCGACACCCCCAAACGCACCGTCGACTCCATGCTCGAGCACATTAAGACCACTCATCCG GACATTGACTACATTTTGTGGACGGGCGACCTGCCGCCGCACGACGTGTGGAACCAGACGCGCGATGAGAACCTGAGCATCATCAAGCAAACCGTTGAGCAGCTGAGCACCACTTTTCCAAATGTGCCCATTTTCCCAGCTCTCGGCAACCACGAAAGCGTCCCTGTCAACAG CTACCCGCCGCCGTTCGTGAAGAAGGACTACTCGATCGAGTGGCTGTACGAGGAGATGGACGCGCAGTGGCGCCGGTGGCTGCCGCCAAgcacgagtccaacggtgcgCCGGGGCGCCTTCTACTCGGTGCTGGTGCGGCCCGGCTTCCGCATCGTCTCCATGAACATGAACAACTGCAACAACAGGAACTGGTGGCTGCTGCTCAACAGCACCGACCCCGGCCACGAGCTGCAGTGGCTCATCTACGAGCTGCAGGCCGCCGAGATCAACAACGAGAAGGTCCACATCATCGGACACATTCCGCCCGGACACTCCGACTGCCTCAAGGTCTGGAGCAGGAACTACTACAATATTATCAACAg ATACGAGTCGACCGTCATGGCCCAGTTCTTCGGACACACGCATTACGACGAGTTTGAGCTGTTTTACGACAACTCGGACATGTCACGCGCCACTTCAATCGCCTACATCGGACCTTCGGTGACGCCCTACTACGACCTCAACCCCGGATACCGGCTCTACTACGTCGACGCCGACCACGCTCTCACTACCAGA GCGGTGCTGGACCACGAGAACTGGGTGATGAGTCTGAAGGACGCGAATCTGTACGACTACCCCATTTGGTACAAGCTGTACTCGGCCAAGTCGGCGTACAAAATGAACTCGCTGGCGCCGCAGGAGTGGGCCACGCTGCTCGACCAGTTCGCCTCCGACCAGGAGGCGTTCGACCTCTACTACAA GCACTACTGGAAGAATTCTCCGGTGCGTCCGAACTGCGACGCCGAGTGCCGGAAGCGGCTGGTGTGCGACTTGCGTTGCGGACGGTCGCACGACCGGCGCTCCCTTTGCCAGGAGATCGAGTCGCGCATCGACAGCCAGACGGGCGGTACGTGGCGCTCGTGGCTGTACAACGGCCTCACCGTGTCCTACGCCTCCGTCGTCGCCTCCTTCTCCTGGATCGGCAGCACCATCTCCAACGGCATCTCCACCGCCTGgggataa